AAACCGCCCGCCGTGAAATCCGTGAAGTCGAAGACGAGCCGCGCGAGCCCGGCGCCGAGCACGCCCCCGGCGAGGCCGAGCAGCAGCGACTCGGCCAGCACCAAACCGAGCACGGTGCGGTCCGTGAAGCCGATCGCCTTGAGGATGGCGATCTCCCGCGTCCGCTCGCGGGCCGCCATCATCATCGTGTTCATCGCCACGAGCAGAATGGCGATCACGATCGCCGTACCGATCGCGTAGATCACGAGGCGGATGTTGCCGAGCATCGTGATGAAGCCGAGCTGGAAGGCCTTCTCGGTCTCGGTCTTCGTCTCGGCGGGGCTGTTGGCGAAGCTGCCGTCGATCGCGGCCGAGACCGCCGCGGCGCGGGTCGGATCGTCGATCAGCACCGTGTAGACGCCGACGAGGCCGGAATTGCCCATCCGCTCGTTCAGGTAGTCCCAGGAGAAGAGCAGCCAGTTCGTGTCCAGGTCGGGCGAGGTGCTGCGCGCGATGCCGCGCACCGTGAAGTCCCAGCGCCCCGGGTAGATCGTGCCGCGCAGCGTGATCTGCTGGCCGACGGTGAAGCCGAAGCGCTCGGCGAGCTTGGCGCCGACGATGCAGGCCGTGCGCTCGC
The bacterium DNA segment above includes these coding regions:
- a CDS encoding FtsX-like permease family protein; the encoded protein is MRFVPFVLRSLLRSKRRTVLTVLSILVSLFLFSTLRTVLTAFDASLESAGATRLIVRRSTSLIFPLPLSYRDRLAQVPGVRAVSWSNWFGGVYVDERNFFAQFAVDPRGYMDLYPEYAVSPPAARDVLERERTACIVGAKLAERFGFTVGQQITLRGTIYPGRWDFTVRGIARSTSPDLDTNWLLFSWDYLNERMGNSGLVGVYTVLIDDPTRAAAVSAAIDGSFANSPAETKTETEKAFQLGFITMLGNIRLVIYAIGTAIVIAILLVAMNTMMMAARERTREIAILKAIGFTDRTVLGLVLAESLLLGLAGGVLGAGLARLVFDFTDFTAGGFFPRFAVTNGTIARALAIAACLGLVSGAVPALSAARLKIVDALRHAG